Below is a window of Saccharomonospora viridis DSM 43017 DNA.
CTGCCCGGTGCCCATACGCAGTCCCTTCTCGAAGAGCTTACCGATGTTGATGAGCAGCTTGCCGCTGCGGGCCTCCTCCGTCGGCCCGCCGGGGTCCTTGGGCACGTACAGCCCGACCACACCCAGCGATCCGGTGGGTCGCACCGTCTCGATGAGATCGTTGAGCACCGCGGCGGGCTGCTCCTCACCCTCGGGAACCGTGGCCTGGTACCCGACGGCGTCGATCCCTCTGTCCACACCGCCGTCCGTGAGATCGACGATCTGTTCGGGCGCACTGCCCTTGGTGAAATCGATCGGGGTCGCCCCGATCTCCTGGGCCACCCGCAACCGGTCGGGCACCTTGTCCACCACGAACACCCGCGAAGCACCACGCAGGATCGACGAGTACGCCGCCATCAGCCCGACGGGCCCTCCGCCGTACACGGCGACGGTGTCACCCGGCGACACCCCGGCGAGCTCCGTCGCGTGATAGCCGGTGGGGAAGATGTCGGCCAACATCGCGAAGTCATCCTCGTGCTCCTCACCGGGCGGGAGCTTCAGACAGTTGAAGTCCGCGAACGGCACCCGCAGGTACTCGGCCTGACCGCCCTTGTACGGGCCCATGCCGACGTAACCGTAGGCTCCGCCGGCGAATCCGGGGTTCACCGTCAAACAGAACCCGGTCTTCCCCGCAAGACAGTTACGGCAGAACCCACAGGCGATGTTGAACGGCATCACGACCCGGTCGCCCTTCCGCAGACCGGTGACGCCCGGACCGACCTCCTCGATCACGCCCATGTTCTCGTGGCCGAACACGATCCCGGGTTCGGCGGCCGTCCGCCCCTCGTACATGTGGAGGTCGGAGCCGCAGATCGCGGTCGTGGTGACCCGCACGATCACGTCGGTCGGTGCTTCGAGCTTCGGGTCCTCGACCTCCTCCACCTGAACCTCGTTAGGACCCTTGTACACCACTGCCTTCATGTCGTCCCTCCCTGCTCGGGCTGCTGTCGTCGCTTTCCGGCTACCCCGGTAACGACAAGACATGCGGGGTACCCGACGAACCGTGGAAGAGCGCCGATGAAGGCGTGTCTTAAGTACTGAGTCAGTGGGGAAGAATGCGAGGACCGACCACAAACGATCGAACGCGGGTTCGAGCACCTCCCGGCCGGAATCGATCCCCACCCACGGCCGGGTGCCGACGTGCCCCGACCTGCAGGCCGGGGCACCGGAACGCGGTCAGCTGACCAGAACGGGAAGCTTCTCGACTCCGTAGACGATCGACGTCTTCCGGAACTCGAGCTCCTCCATGGGCACCGCCAACCGCATCGACGGGAAGCGGCGGACCAACGCAGGGTAAGCGGTGCGCAACTCCATGCGAGCGAGCTCGGCACCGACGCAACGGTGCACGCCGTAGCCGAACGCCAAATGGGACATCGGAGGCCGAGTACCGTCGAAGATCTCCAAGCTCTGCCCGAGCTTCTCGTCCCGGTTGGCACCACTCAACGACACGACCACCATGTCGCCCTTCTTGATGGTCACGCCGCCGACTTCGACGTCCTCGCGCGCGAACCGGGGGAACGCCACCTGCACCACGGTGAGATAGCGCAACAACTCCTCGACGAAACCGTGCACCGGTTCGTCATCGTCGTGGATACGTTTGAACATCTCCTGGTCGCGCAACAACACGAGCGCGCCGAGGGAGAGCATGCTGGCCGTGGTCTCGAAACCACCCGTGAGTACGCCGTCGGCCAATCCGGCGAGTTCCCGGTCCTCGATCTCGTCACCGTGCTCCTTGATGATCATGCCGAGGAGGCCGTCACCCGGGTTCTTCCGCTCCTTGGCGACCACGGTCAGTAGGTACTCCAGCGATTCGGAGACCGCGCCGAGGGAAGCGCTCGCACCACCGAAGAGATCGAAACGCTGGACGGCCAGCCGCTGGAACTCGTTCCGGTCGGAGTACGGCACCCCGAGGAGTTCACAGATCACCAACGACGGGATCGGCAGCGCGAACTCCTCCACCAGATCGACCGGACCGTCGGCCTCGGCCATCCTGTCGAGGCACCCGTTCACGATCGACTCGATCTCCGGCTTGAGCCGTGCCAGCCGCCGCATCGTGAACTCCGGTGTCAACAACTTACGCAGCCGCGTGTGCACGGGCGGGTCGGCGAAGCCGAGACCACCCGGGTTGTCGTCGGGCCGGGCGCTGGTCTTACCGACGAGGTTGGTGAAGTCGTTGCTGAACGTCTTGGCGTCACCGAGGACGGCCTTGGCCTCCTCGTACCCCGTCACCAACCACAGGTTCAACCCGAACGGCACCGGCAGCTTGCTCACCGGTTCCTCGACCCGCTTACGCCCCAGTTCAGGCACGGGGTCCAGACCGTTGCGGCGCAGAGGCATCAACACCTCGTCCGGCAACAGCGCGATCTTCGATAGGTCGAGACCCTTCTTCTGCACCCGCGCGAAGTAACGACGCGTAATCCACGACGTGATTCGAGAACGGAGATTCCCCACGGGGAGAAACAGTAGCAACCCCTTTTCACCCTACGGGGTCACCTTGACAAAAAAGTCAGCGTGCCGTCTTCGGCCGACCATCCGGAATCGGCACACCGAGCCGTCGGCGGTTCCGCCTTCGTCGGGTGACGAAGGCGGACCTCACGCCGTCCGACTCATGCCACCGTGGCGGACGCTCACTCCGCCCGGGGGACGTGGACCTGGACATCGGCCAACAGCTTCGGCACCAACTCGTCCAGATCCATCCTGCGCTCGACGCTCTCCAACTGCGTCGGCGTGGTGCGGGTCGCCACCCTCGGCGGCGACAGCAGACTGCAGCAATCCTCGTCGGGCAACTTCGAGATCTCGGCCGTGCCGATCCGACGGGCCTCGGCGATGATCTCGTCCTTGTCCCAGGCGACCAGGGGGCGCAGCAGCGGCAGCGACGTGGCCTGCTCCACGGTCGCCATGTTCGCCAACGTCTGGCTGGAGACCTGGCCCAAGCTGTCGCCGACGACCAGTGCCTGCGCACCGAGTTCGCGGGCGAGCGCCTCAGCGGTGCGCACCATGAGCCTGCGCTGGGCGATGATCTGGAGATCACCGGCCCCGGCGGTGGCCAACGACCGCTGCGCATTCCCGATGGGGATCACGTGCAGTCGCGAATCACCCTGGAACCGGTCGAGTTCGCGCACCAGCGCGTACGCCTTGTACGTCGACGACGGACCGGTCAACGGCGCGCCCGTGAAGTGCACGAAATCACACCGCAGCCCACGACGCATGGCCCGGTACGCCGCGACCGGTGAGTCATAGCCGCCGGAGAGCAGGACCAATGCGCGCCCGCTGGAACCCACGGGCAGTCCTCCCTGGCCGCGCTGCTTCTCCAACGAGACGAACACCTCGCGGTGATCGACCTCGATGGTGATCTCCACCTCGGGGTTGGTGAGATCGACGGGCCAGCCCCACTCCTCGACGACACGAGCACCGACGAACGCCGCGAGCTGGTCCGACCCCATCGGGAAGTTCTTGTCCCGACGTCGGGCCCGGACCGCGAACCGGCGGGCACCGGCCTGCTCCGGACTGCCGTACCGCTCCCGCAACGCCTGCGACACGGTCGCCACGGTGTCGTCGACCGAATGCCCTGTGCTCCACGCGGGCTGCACGACGTTGATGCCGATCACCCTGTGCGCCCGTTCGACGAGCTCGGACAGCGGTGCGCCGGACACCACCACGACACCCGTGCGCTGAGAGATCCGGACAGGAGCGGACGCCCCGTCCATCGCATGCTGCAAGGCCTCGTGCAGGCGCTTCTCGAACCTGTTGCGATTACGTCCTTTGAGCATGAGTTCGCCGTACTTCAGCAGCACGCACGGCCGAGCCATCCGCTCACCTCCTCCGAGTGCCCGGTTCACCCCCCAGCGACGATACCGGTTCTCATCTCGTGGTCGACACGGTCGGTCCGGCAACGCGCTGCACCGGCAGGTTCGCGGTGCGACGCACCAGATGCGCGGCGGGCCTGGAGCCCGAGCCGGTGCCCGCCCCGCACACCGACGGGGGCCCGGACTTCACGGTGCGATCCACGGTGACTTCGTCGGGCAGCGGCTCGATCAACGGCAACGCCCCGGCCAGGGCCTCCCGCGCGGTACGCAGCTCCGCCGCAGCACGACGACGCGCTGCTTCCAGGTTACGCACGCGGGCCGTGGCCTGGGACACGATCCGCTCCGCCCGCGCGTTCGCCTCCGCCACGATCCGCTCGGCCTCGGCCTTCGCGGCCTCCTCACGCCGCGCGAGCGCGCGGTTCATCTCCTCCCGACGCACCGCGAGGCTCTTCGCGAAATCACGTTCGAGCTCCTGCCTGCGCCGGACGGCCCGCTCGTCCTCCTCCCGACGCTTCCGCGCGGCCTCCTCCGCCTCGGCGGCGGCCTCGGCCTTGATGCGATGCACGAGCTCACGGTGCTCCGACTCGAGCTCAGCGCGCCGCAGCTTCAGTTCGGCCTCGCGTTTGTCCAACTCCTCGCGCCGGCGCTCGGCCTCGGCCTGCGCCTTGTCGAGAATTTCCTGCGCCTCCTTCTGCGCAAGATCCACCATGTGCCACAGCCGTTCCGACAACCCATCGGTTTCCACCGGTGTCCGGCACACGCGATCGAGTCGCTCCCGCAGTTTCAGATTCTCGGCGCGCAGCGCCGCCAATTCGGCGGACTGGCGGCGGACGTCTTCGGCCGCGGCGTCTCGTTCGGCGGTCACCGTATGAAGGGCGCTTCGCAGATCCCGCAGGCACTTTTCGACTTCGGCGCGGTCGTATCCACGCCACGTCACACGGAATTCACCACGCTGACGTACCCACTCGTTTCGATCCTGTGCACTCGTCATACCCACCTCGCCCGGCGTCAATGCGAATGGCCAACCCTAGACGCATCGCCACCTCAAGATTAGTAAAGGATTCGGCGGAGTCTCTTCCGGCCTCGGTCATGTCGCCCACACTCCACAACGAACACAGTGGACACCCGAGCACTCAGCCCACAATTACGTCTTCTTCACCGCGTCCGACGGACCACCGAGTGGCTCATTCCGGAGTAGACGGGAAATTTCGGCGATTTCCACCTTTCCGCTACCTGGCATATACCACCGGTGACGGCACCCCGTGGAGAACGTGGAGTAACACGAACCAAAGCACCGACGCACGCACCGCGCCGCGGCCGAGCGGAGGGAACGCGGATGACGGATGAGATGACGGATGATACGTGGACACGACCGGTACAGGCGGTCAGGAGAACGGGAACCGATCGGCCACCGTGGGATGGGCCCGACCGGCCGAACCACCACGGTGTCGGCCGGCGGGGCCGGGAGAACCTCGAAAAGCCGCAGCCCGCGAACGAGCACACACCGGTGGACGGTGACCGCTCCCCGTTGAGCGGTCACCACACCGGCCCCACCTTCGGTGGGACGCCTCAGGACTGCGCGGCGAGGACGGGCTTGGTGCGGGCCGAACGCAGCCCGAGTCGATCCACCAACTCCCGGGTGGCCTTCGATCGATTGAAGGTGTAGAAGTGCAGCTCAGGCACCCCTTCGGCGAGCAACCGCTCACACAGCTCCGTGATGACGTCCAACCCCTCGGCACGGAACGCCTTCGGATCGTCGCTGAGCGGTTCGAGTCGATCGGCCAGCCACCGCGGTGGCATGGCCCCGGACAATTCGATGGTCTTACGCCATGTCCGCGGCGTGGTGAGCGGCATGATCCCGGGTAGCACCAACGCGTCACTGCCCGTCGCCACGCGATCCCGCAGCCGCAGGAAGTCCTCGGCCTCGAAGAACAATTGCGCGATCGCGAAGTCGGCGCCAGCATCGAGCTTGCGAAGCAGGTACCGGGTGTCGGTCTCCAGATCGGGCGACCGCGGGTGACCGTACGGGAACGCCGACACCCCGACACAGAAGTCGCCCAGCTCACGGATCAGTCGCACCAGCTCTTCCGCATAGGTCAACCCCTCGGGGTGCGGCACCCACTCCCCCATCGGGTCCCCGGGAGGGTCACCCCGCAACGCGAGGATGTTGTGCACTCCCACGGCCGCGAAATGCCCGATGACATTGCGCAGCTCCGCCACCGAGTGGTTCACCGCCGTCAGATGCGCCATCGGCACGAGCGTGGTGTCGGTGGCGACCCGGGCGATGTTCTGGATGGTGCCGTCGCGGCTCGACCCACCCGCTCCGTAGGTGATGGATATGTACGCGGGGTCGAGCGGTTCGAGCTCCCGGATCGACCGCCACAGGATGGTCTCCTCCGCCTCGTTCCGCGGTGGGAAGAACTCCACCGAGAACGTCGGACACCGCGTACTGCTCAGCCGGTCGACAACCCTCCGCACGATCAACTCCCTTCGGGAGGGGCGAAGTGAGGTGGGGCCGTCAGGATTCCCGCCGGAACCCCGACGGCCCACCGTCAACACCGTCAGTAACGGTAGTGATCGGGCTTGTAGGGGCCCTCCACATCGACGCCGATGTAGTTCGCCTGCTCCTTGGTCAGCTTGGTGAGCTTGACACCGAGGGCGTCGAGGTGCAGCCGGGCGACCTGCTCGTCGAGCTTCTTGGGCAGCACGTACACCTGCTTGTCGTACTCACCCGGCTTGGTGAACAGCTCGATCTGCGCCAACACCTGGTTGGTGAAGCTGTTGGACATCACGAAGCTCGGGTGGCCCGTGGCGTTGCCCAGGTTGAGCAGCCTGCCCCTGCTCAGCAGGATGATCGAGTGACCGTCGGGGAAGACGTACTCGTCGACCTGCGGCTTGATCTCGACCCGCTTGATGCCCGGGATCTTCTCCAACCCGGCGACGTCGATCTCGTTGTCGAAGTGACCGATGTTGCCGACGATCGCCTGGTGCTTCATCCGAGACATGTGCTCGGCGGTGATGATGTTGAAGTTACCGGTGGCGGTGACGAAGATGTCGGCCTTGTCGACGACGTCCTCCAACACCGTCACCTCGTAGCCGTCCATGGCCGCCTGCAGAGCGCAGATCGGGTCGATCTCGGTGACGATCACGCGGGCGCCCTGGCCCCGCAGCGCGTCGGCACAGCCCTTACCGACGTCGCCGTAACCGCACACCACGGCCACCTTGCCGCCGATCAGCACGTCCGTGGCACGGTTGATGCCGTCGATCAGCGAGTGGCGGCAGCCGTACTTGTTGTCGAACTTCGACTTCGTCACCGAGTCGTTGACGTTGATGGCCGGGAACAGCAGTTCACCGCTCTTGGCGTACTCGTACAGGCGCAGCACACCCGTGGTGGTCTCCTCGGTGACCCCTCGGATGTTGGCCGCGATGCGGGTGAACCGCTGGGAGTCCTCGGCGAGACTCTTCCGCAGCCTGTCCAGCACGATCCTGTATTCCTCGGAGTCCTCCTCCGAGGGTTCGGGCACGGCGCCGGCGGCCTCGAACTCCACGCCCTTGTGCACGAGCATGGAGGCGTCACCGCCGTCGTCGAGGATCATGTTCGGGCCCTCACCGTCGAAGCGGAAGATCTGGTCGGTGCACCACCAGTACTCCTCCAGCGTCTCGCCCTTCCACGCGAAGACCGGTACGCCCTCGGGCTTGTCGGGAGTGCCGTTGCGTCCCACCACGACCGCTGCGGCGGCCTCGTCCTGGGTGGAGTAGATGTTGCACGACGCCCACCGCACCTCGGCGCCGAGATCCACGAGGGTCTCGATCAGCACAGCGGTCTGCACGGTCATGTGCAACGAGCCCGCGATCTTGGCGCCCTTCAGCGGCTTCGAGGCCGCGTACTCCTTGCGAGTCGCCATCAGGCCGGGCATCTCGTGTTCCGCCAACCGGATCTGATGCCTGCCTGCCTCGGCCAACGACAGATCGGCGACGGCGAACTCGAGACCGTTCACCTTCTGCAACTTCGCGCTCATAGTTTCCTTTCTCTTGTGGGATGAGCCCACTGGTTAAGTGTTGAAGTACTTAGCCTCAGGGTGGTGGGCCACGATCGCATCCGTCGACTGTTCAGGATGCAACTGGAACTCCTCGGACAACGTCACACCGATGCGTCCGGCATCCAGCAGCTCCACGATCTTCGCGCGGTCTTCCAGATCCGGGCAAGCACCGTAGCCGAAGGAGAATCGAGCCCCCCTGTACCCGAGCCTGAAGAACTGCTGCACATCCTCCGGGTCCTCCGCCGCCACGGGGGCACCCGAGGGGAACCGCAATTCCTGCCGGATCCGGCGGTGCCAGTACTCGGCCAACGCCTCGGTGAGTTGCACGCCGAGCCCATGGACCTCCAGGTAATCACGGTAGGCGTTGCGTGCGAACAACTCATTGGCGTAGTCGGCGATGGGTTGGCCCATCGTGACGAGCTGCATGGGCAGTACGTCCACCTGTCCGGTCTGCTCGGCCTTCTCCTTCGAACGGAAGAAGTCGGCCAGACAGAGCCTGCGATCACGCCGCTGGCGGGGGAACGTGAACCGCAGCCGCTCCAACGCGTCCGGTTCGTCCTTCTCCAGCACCACCAGGTCGTTACCTTCCGAGTAGCACGGAAAGTATCCGTAGACGAGCGCGGCGTGAGCGAGGATGCCTTGGGTGGACAGCTCGTCGATCCACGCCCTCAGCCGTGGCCTGCCCTCGCTTTCCACCAGTTCCTCGTACGACGGTCCCTCGCCCTTCCTCGCTCCACGCAGCCCCCATTGTCCGAAGAAGGTCGCCCGCTCGTCGAGCAACGACAGGTAGTCCGCCACGGCCACGCCTTTGACGACCTTCGCTCCCCAAAACGGCGGTACCGGCACGGGGACGTCGGGATCGACGTCCGAGCGCGTCGTGTCGTACAGATCCGGTTCCGGCCCCTGTTCGGCCCTGCGCTTCTCTGCGATACGCAACGACCGTTCCCGACGTGCCTTACGCTCGGCCTTCTTCGCCTCCTCGGCGGCGTCCTCCTCCGGGGTCTCACCACGCTTGACGGCCATGATCCGGTCCATCAACTTGAGCCCCTCGAAGGCGTCCTTGGCGTAACGGACGTCACCTTCGTAGATCTCGTCCAGATCGTTTTCGACGTAGGTCCGGGTCAACGCGGCCCCACCCAGCAGCACCGGGTACTTCGTCGCGACCCCGCGCGCGTTCATCTCCTGCAGGTTTTCCTTCATGACGACGGTGGACTTCACCAGCAGGCCGGACATGCCGATGGCGTCGACCTGATGCTCCTCCGCCGCCTCCAGGATCGCGTTGATGGGCTGCTTGATGCCGATGTTCACGACGTCGTAGCCGTTGTTCGACACGATGATGTCGACCAGGTTCTTGCCGATGTCGTGAACGTCGCCCTTGACCGTGGCCAGCAGGAGCTTGCCCTTGCCGTCGGCGTCGGTCTTTTCCATGTGCGGTTCCAGATAGGCCACCGCCGCCTTCATCGTCTCGGCCGACTGCAACACGAACGGCAGTTGCATCTGACCCGAGCCGAACAGGTCACCGACCACCTTCATCCCGGCGAGCAGGTGCTCGTTGATGATGTCGATCGGCTTCTTCTCCCGCATCGCCGCGTCGAGGTCCTCCTCCAGACCGGTGGTCTCGCCTTCGACGATGCGCTTCTCCAACCGCTCGAACAGCGGCAGCTTCGCCAGTTCCTCGGCCCGCGAGGCACGCGCCGACGACGCGGTCTTGCCCTCGAACAGCTGCATGAGCCGCTGTAGCGGGTCGTAGCCGTCCCGACGTCGATCGTAGACGAGATCGAGCGCCACCTGCCTCGGCTCGTCCTCGATCTTGTTCATCGGCAGGATCTTGGACGAGTTCAGGATGGCCGAATCCAATCCGGCTTCCCGACATTCGTGCAGGAAGACCGAGTTCAACACCTGCCGAGCGGCCGGATTGAGCCCGAACGACACGTTCGACAGCCCCAGTGTCGTCATGACGTCGGGGTGACGCCGCTTCAGCTGGCGAATCGCGTTGATGGTCTCCAGGGCGTCCTTTCGGACCTCCTCCTGCCCCGTGGTGATGGGGAACACGAGACAGTCGATGATGATCGACGACTTGTCCAGGCCCCAGTTGGTGGTCAGGTCGGAGATGGCACGCTCGGCCACGCGCAGTTTCCACTCGGCCGTCCGCGCCTGCCCCTCCTCGTCGATGCAGGTGACCACCACGGCCGCGCCGTGCTCGACCGCGAGTTCCAGAACCCGCCGGTACCTGCTGTCCGGGCCGGTGCCGTCCTCGTAGTTGACCGAGTTGATCGCGCACCGCCCGCCGAAGTGTTCGAGACCGGTCCGCACCACCTCGGGCTCGGTGGAGTCCACCATGATCGGCAACGTGGAGGCCGTGGCCAGCCGTGAGGCCAGCTCGGCCATGTCCGTGGTGCCGTCCCGGCCCACGTAGTCCACACACAGGTCGAGGACGTGCGCACCCTCCCGGGTCTGCGCCTTGGCGATCTCGACGCAGTCGTCGTAACGGCCTTCCAGCATCGCCTGGCGGAACGCCTTCGAACCGTTGGCGTTGGTCCGCTCCCCGACGTTGAGGATCGAGGCGTCCTGCTTGAACGGCACCGACTGGTACACCGACGACACCGCGGGGGTGTGCTCGGGCCGCCGTTCCTTCGGCCTCAACGACGACACCGCCTCCACCACCGCCCGCACGTGCTCGGGGGTGGTGCCGCAACAGCCGCCCACCAGGCGGACACCGAACTCGGTGACGAACGTGGCCAACGCCTCGGCCAACTCGTCCGGCCGCAGCGGATACACCGCGCCGTCCGGCCCCAGTTCGGGCAGACCGGCGTTGGGCATCACCGAGATCGGCACCCTCGCGTGCTCGGACAGCACCCGCAGGTGTTCGCTCATCTCGGCGGGCCCCGTGGCGCAGTTCATCCCGATCAGGTCGATGCCGAGCGGTTCCAGTGCCGTGAGCGCCGCGCCGATCTCGGAGCCGACCAGCATGGTGCCCGTCTGCTCCACCGTGACCTGAGCGATGATCGGCACCCGCCGTCCGGCCCTGGCCATCGCCCGTTTCGCGCCGACGATCGCCGCCTTGGCCTGCAGCAGATCCTGCGAGGTCTCCACCAACACGGCGTCCACGCCACCGTCGAGCATCCCCAGAGCGTTCTCGACGTACGCGTCACGCAGCACTGCGTACGGAGCGTGACCCAACGTGGGCAGTTTCGTACCCGGCCCCATCGAGCCGAGCACGAACCGGGGCCGATCCGGCGTCGAGTACTCGTCGGCGCACTGCCGTGCCAGCACCGTCCCCTTCTCGGCCAGCTCCCTGATCCGGTCGAGGATGCCGTACTCGCCGAAGTTGCCGTAGTTGGTGCCGAACGTGTTCGTCTCTATGGCGTCGGAGCCGGCTTCCAGGAAACTGCGGTACACCGCCGTCACCACGTCGGGGCGGGTGTCGTTGAGGACCTCGTTGCACCCCTCCAGCTGGGCGAAGTCGTCCAGCGTCAGGTCGAACCCCTGCAGGGCCGTCCCCATACCGCCGTCCGCGACGAGCACCCGTCGGTCCAGCTCGGTGAGAAACCGACTGTCCATGGTCATACCCGCAACTTGGATTCGATTTCGGCCGCGGCGTCACCGCCGTAGGTCACGGCCACCCGCTTGGAGAACTCCGCGCGATCCAACGTGTATTCCTGCGTGCCGACGGTCTCCAGGACGATGGCGGCCAGTGTGCACCCGACCTGCGCCGACCTCTCCAGGCTGAGCTTCGCGTGCAGCCCCCACAAGAACCCGGCACGGAAGGCGTCTCCGACCCCGGTCGGATCCACCTCGTCGATCACCTTGACGGCGGGGACCACCAACGGCTCGGTGTCCTTCGACTCGATCCGCACGCCCTCGGGGCCGTAGGTCTTCACCCAGTACCCGACCCGGTCGAGCACCTCCGACTCCGACCAGCCCGTCTCCTTCAGCAACAGCGACGTCTCGTACTCGTTGGTGAACAGGTAGGCCGCGCCTTCCACGAGCGTGCGGATCTCGGGACCTTCCATACGCGCCAACTGTTGCGACGGGTCGGCGGCGAACGGGATACCCAGTGCGCGGCACTCCTCGGTGTGCCGCACCATCGCCAGCGGGTCGTTGGGTGCCACGATCACCAGATCGAGACCGCCCACCCGATCGGCGATGGGCCGAAGCTCGATGTCCCGCGCCTCCTCCATAGCCCCTGCGTAGAAGGTCGCGATCTGTGCCTGCACCTGGTCGGTCGTGCACAAAAAGCGCGAGGTGTGCTTCGTCCGCGACACGTGGACCGACTTGGTGTCGACACCATGTCGCTCCAACCACGCACGGTATTCGTCGAAGTCCGCGCCGACCGCTCCCACCAGGATGGGGTTCATCCCCAGGCTGCCGAGTCCGAAGCAGATGTTGGCGGCCACACCTCCCCTACGGACCTCCAGCTGGTCCACCAGGAACGACAGGGAGACCTTGTCCAACTGGTCGACGACGAACTGTTCGGAGAACTTGCCGGGAAAGACCATCAGGTGATCGGTCGCGATGGAACCGGTCACGGCTATGCGCATTCGAGCACACTCCTCATAGGCCTTGAGGCCAACGCTTGGATGGGGACCGCGCGCCACAGGGGCGCGGTGGGGTGGCCGGGAGCACACACGCCCTGGTCCGGCCCCGACCACCCGCGGCACACCTCGTTCAGAAGGGATGCTGTGAGTCGGTGTCGCCGACGGCGAGGACGGTCACGCCTTCGCCGCTTCCTTCAACGCCGCGGCACGGTCGGTGCGCTCCCACGGCAGGTCGATGTCGATACGCCCGAAGTGTCCGTAGGCGGCGGTGGGCGCATAGATCGGCCGCAACAGATCAAGGTCTCGGATAATCGCCGCAGGCCGCAAATCGAACACCTCGGTGATCGCAGCCTGGATCTTGGCCGGGTCCACCTTCTCGGTACCGAACGTC
It encodes the following:
- the metH gene encoding methionine synthase — its product is MDSRFLTELDRRVLVADGGMGTALQGFDLTLDDFAQLEGCNEVLNDTRPDVVTAVYRSFLEAGSDAIETNTFGTNYGNFGEYGILDRIRELAEKGTVLARQCADEYSTPDRPRFVLGSMGPGTKLPTLGHAPYAVLRDAYVENALGMLDGGVDAVLVETSQDLLQAKAAIVGAKRAMARAGRRVPIIAQVTVEQTGTMLVGSEIGAALTALEPLGIDLIGMNCATGPAEMSEHLRVLSEHARVPISVMPNAGLPELGPDGAVYPLRPDELAEALATFVTEFGVRLVGGCCGTTPEHVRAVVEAVSSLRPKERRPEHTPAVSSVYQSVPFKQDASILNVGERTNANGSKAFRQAMLEGRYDDCVEIAKAQTREGAHVLDLCVDYVGRDGTTDMAELASRLATASTLPIMVDSTEPEVVRTGLEHFGGRCAINSVNYEDGTGPDSRYRRVLELAVEHGAAVVVTCIDEEGQARTAEWKLRVAERAISDLTTNWGLDKSSIIIDCLVFPITTGQEEVRKDALETINAIRQLKRRHPDVMTTLGLSNVSFGLNPAARQVLNSVFLHECREAGLDSAILNSSKILPMNKIEDEPRQVALDLVYDRRRDGYDPLQRLMQLFEGKTASSARASRAEELAKLPLFERLEKRIVEGETTGLEEDLDAAMREKKPIDIINEHLLAGMKVVGDLFGSGQMQLPFVLQSAETMKAAVAYLEPHMEKTDADGKGKLLLATVKGDVHDIGKNLVDIIVSNNGYDVVNIGIKQPINAILEAAEEHQVDAIGMSGLLVKSTVVMKENLQEMNARGVATKYPVLLGGAALTRTYVENDLDEIYEGDVRYAKDAFEGLKLMDRIMAVKRGETPEEDAAEEAKKAERKARRERSLRIAEKRRAEQGPEPDLYDTTRSDVDPDVPVPVPPFWGAKVVKGVAVADYLSLLDERATFFGQWGLRGARKGEGPSYEELVESEGRPRLRAWIDELSTQGILAHAALVYGYFPCYSEGNDLVVLEKDEPDALERLRFTFPRQRRDRRLCLADFFRSKEKAEQTGQVDVLPMQLVTMGQPIADYANELFARNAYRDYLEVHGLGVQLTEALAEYWHRRIRQELRFPSGAPVAAEDPEDVQQFFRLGYRGARFSFGYGACPDLEDRAKIVELLDAGRIGVTLSEEFQLHPEQSTDAIVAHHPEAKYFNT
- a CDS encoding carbohydrate kinase family protein, whose translation is MRIAVTGSIATDHLMVFPGKFSEQFVVDQLDKVSLSFLVDQLEVRRGGVAANICFGLGSLGMNPILVGAVGADFDEYRAWLERHGVDTKSVHVSRTKHTSRFLCTTDQVQAQIATFYAGAMEEARDIELRPIADRVGGLDLVIVAPNDPLAMVRHTEECRALGIPFAADPSQQLARMEGPEIRTLVEGAAYLFTNEYETSLLLKETGWSESEVLDRVGYWVKTYGPEGVRIESKDTEPLVVPAVKVIDEVDPTGVGDAFRAGFLWGLHAKLSLERSAQVGCTLAAIVLETVGTQEYTLDRAEFSKRVAVTYGGDAAAEIESKLRV